A region from the Oceanidesulfovibrio marinus genome encodes:
- a CDS encoding extracellular solute-binding protein codes for MKFAFRCIIPALVLVLSLSASGPAHAERVHALALHDTPKYGPDFTHFDYVNPDAPKGGLARFGAIGSYDNFNPFILKGIPASGAGLIYDTLMTKSNDEPFTAYGLLAESAEIAPDNTAITFYLHPEATFSDGEPVTADDVVFTFHALTEKGSPLYKRYYADVKAVTAVDQHTVRFDFVNGQNPELPLIVSELPVLPKHYWEGKDFSAVNLDVPIGSGPYKLSEYKTGSYVAYTLRDDYWGKDLPVNKGRNNFGTVRYDYYRDDTVAIEAFKAGEFDYRQERIAKEWATAYNGPPFDKGFIQLEEIQNSIPGGMQAFIMNTRRDMFKDPRVRYAMDFAFDFEWTNKNLFYGQYVRTESYFSNSELASFGLPSEDELKLLEPFRDQVPPEVFTTEYQAPKTDGSGNNRANLRKALELLAEAGYTLQNGVQTKDGKPLAFELMIRDPAFERIVLPYIRNLERIGVKVTPRLVDDSQYINRITAFDFDMITFPLGQSNSPGNEQRYYFSSEAADTPGTYNFMGVKSEAVDSLIDTIINSKSRGELITACRAMDRVLLWGHYVVPQWHTGYYRLAYWDLLTRPETIPPYGLDLWAWWIDPERAETIRAARGK; via the coding sequence ATGAAGTTCGCATTCAGGTGCATCATACCGGCGCTTGTCCTCGTTCTCTCCCTCTCGGCCTCCGGCCCTGCGCATGCCGAGCGCGTCCACGCCCTGGCATTACACGATACGCCCAAGTACGGCCCGGACTTTACGCACTTCGACTATGTGAACCCTGATGCGCCCAAGGGCGGTCTGGCCCGCTTCGGCGCCATCGGCTCCTACGACAACTTCAATCCGTTCATCCTCAAGGGCATCCCGGCCAGCGGCGCAGGCCTGATCTACGATACGCTGATGACCAAATCGAACGACGAGCCCTTCACCGCATACGGATTGCTTGCCGAATCCGCGGAGATCGCGCCGGACAACACCGCCATCACCTTCTATCTGCACCCCGAGGCAACGTTCTCCGACGGCGAGCCCGTGACGGCCGACGACGTGGTCTTCACCTTCCACGCACTGACGGAAAAGGGCAGCCCGCTCTACAAACGGTATTACGCCGACGTGAAGGCCGTGACGGCCGTGGATCAGCACACCGTGCGCTTCGACTTCGTCAACGGCCAGAACCCGGAGCTGCCGCTCATCGTGAGCGAGCTTCCCGTGCTGCCCAAGCACTATTGGGAGGGCAAGGACTTCAGCGCCGTGAACCTGGACGTGCCCATCGGCAGCGGGCCATACAAGCTCTCCGAATACAAGACCGGAAGCTACGTCGCCTATACGCTGCGGGACGACTACTGGGGCAAGGACCTGCCCGTGAACAAGGGCCGGAACAACTTCGGCACGGTGCGCTACGACTACTACCGCGACGACACCGTGGCCATCGAGGCGTTCAAGGCCGGGGAGTTCGACTACCGGCAGGAGCGCATCGCCAAGGAGTGGGCCACGGCGTACAACGGCCCGCCTTTCGACAAGGGCTTCATCCAGCTGGAGGAGATTCAGAACTCCATCCCGGGCGGCATGCAGGCCTTTATCATGAACACGCGGCGCGACATGTTCAAGGACCCGCGGGTGCGCTACGCCATGGATTTCGCCTTCGACTTCGAGTGGACCAACAAGAATCTCTTTTACGGCCAGTACGTGCGCACCGAGAGCTATTTCTCCAACTCGGAGCTGGCATCCTTCGGCCTGCCGTCCGAGGACGAGCTGAAGCTGCTGGAGCCATTTCGCGACCAGGTGCCGCCCGAAGTCTTCACCACGGAGTACCAGGCGCCCAAAACCGATGGCAGCGGCAACAACCGCGCGAATCTGCGCAAGGCGCTGGAGCTGTTGGCTGAGGCCGGATACACCCTGCAGAACGGCGTGCAGACCAAGGACGGCAAGCCCCTGGCCTTCGAGCTGATGATCCGCGACCCGGCCTTCGAGCGTATTGTCCTTCCCTACATCCGCAACCTGGAGCGCATCGGGGTGAAGGTCACGCCGCGGCTGGTGGACGATTCGCAGTACATCAACCGGATCACCGCCTTTGATTTCGACATGATCACCTTTCCCCTGGGACAGTCCAACTCGCCGGGCAACGAGCAACGCTACTACTTTTCTTCGGAAGCGGCGGATACGCCGGGCACATACAACTTCATGGGCGTGAAGAGCGAGGCCGTGGACTCGCTCATCGACACGATTATCAACTCCAAGAGCCGCGGGGAGCTGATTACCGCGTGCCGAGCCATGGACCGGGTGCTGCTGTGGGGTCACTACGTGGTGCCGCAATGGCACACGGGCTACTACCGCCTGGCGTACTGGGACCTCCTGACCAGGCCGGAGACCATCCCGCCGTATGGTCTTGATCTGTGGGCGTGGTGGATCGATCCGGAACGCGCCGAGACCATCCGCGCGGCCAGGGGCAAGTAG
- a CDS encoding carboxypeptidase regulatory-like domain-containing protein, translating to MIATRWLQSTAVILAPVFLVALLASLPALAVSLETSVQGSAPYVTGGFGKDERMAMTRTLPDYNLKLEFAEGGRAYVAGAVVHIEGQGVVIDTPVNGPWLLAKLPAGSYAVTASLNGIQKSQTFRVDGGVTRAVFRW from the coding sequence ATGATTGCGACCCGGTGGCTCCAATCGACAGCGGTCATCCTCGCGCCGGTCTTTCTCGTGGCGCTTCTCGCCTCTCTGCCTGCTCTCGCCGTGAGCCTGGAAACCAGCGTACAGGGCAGCGCGCCTTACGTCACCGGTGGCTTTGGCAAGGACGAACGCATGGCCATGACCCGCACCCTGCCGGACTACAACCTGAAGCTCGAGTTCGCCGAGGGCGGCCGCGCCTACGTGGCCGGCGCCGTGGTGCACATCGAGGGCCAGGGCGTGGTCATCGACACCCCGGTGAACGGCCCCTGGCTTCTGGCCAAGCTGCCAGCCGGTTCCTATGCGGTCACGGCATCCCTCAACGGGATACAGAAAAGCCAGACCTTCCGTGTGGACGGCGGCGTGACACGCGCCGTCTTCCGCTGGTAA
- a CDS encoding LysR family transcriptional regulator — MDVRQLTYFVAVAEEGHFGRAADRVHIAQPPLSQQIRKLEDELGVRLFDRTSRKVSLTRAGEALYERATDILARVAAAEEHLKAMASGRRGTLGVGFVGPAMDSRLPDAVRAYRESNPDVELTLRQLSTISQLEEVQDGRLDVGFVRLFDEKPLALERRLFLQEEYVLALPRSHRLATGAGPVHLAELADEPWIIFPRESGPKLYDSIMDACRKVGFTPRIVQETLGKMTTAALVAAGMGISLLPHGTAQMRPELVTRSVEGPLPLMEIWAVWRKTDDAAALHAFLDVVGKEAGWAE, encoded by the coding sequence ATGGATGTTCGCCAGCTCACCTACTTTGTGGCCGTTGCCGAGGAAGGGCACTTCGGCCGCGCTGCAGACCGCGTGCACATCGCCCAGCCACCCTTGAGCCAGCAGATCCGGAAGCTGGAGGACGAGCTTGGGGTGCGGTTGTTCGACCGTACCAGCCGCAAGGTCTCGCTGACGCGGGCCGGGGAGGCACTGTACGAGCGCGCCACGGACATTCTCGCTCGGGTCGCCGCGGCAGAGGAGCATCTCAAGGCCATGGCCTCGGGCCGGCGCGGCACGCTGGGCGTGGGCTTTGTGGGCCCGGCCATGGACAGCCGCCTGCCGGATGCGGTGCGCGCCTACCGGGAGTCCAACCCGGACGTGGAGCTCACCCTGCGCCAGCTCAGCACCATCAGCCAGCTGGAGGAGGTTCAGGACGGCCGGCTCGATGTGGGCTTTGTTCGGCTTTTTGACGAGAAGCCGCTGGCCTTGGAGCGCCGGCTTTTTCTGCAAGAGGAGTATGTGCTGGCGCTGCCGCGTTCGCACCGTCTGGCCACGGGAGCCGGGCCGGTCCATCTGGCCGAGCTGGCAGACGAGCCGTGGATCATCTTTCCGCGGGAGTCCGGGCCCAAGCTCTATGACTCGATCATGGACGCCTGCCGCAAGGTGGGCTTCACCCCGCGTATTGTTCAAGAAACCCTGGGCAAGATGACCACGGCGGCGCTGGTGGCGGCCGGCATGGGCATCTCACTGCTGCCGCACGGCACGGCCCAGATGCGGCCGGAGCTGGTGACGCGGAGCGTGGAGGGGCCGCTGCCGCTTATGGAGATATGGGCCGTGTGGCGCAAGACGGACGACGCCGCCGCGCTGCACGCGTTTTTAGACGTGGTGGGCAAGGAAGCGGGTTGGGCCGAGTGA
- a CDS encoding carboxymuconolactone decarboxylase family protein has translation MNRNPDTTPVPRANGHKGPENPSERYTRGLENLGRVDGHGGGDVLAAVEAISPDLAQYLVEFPFGDVYARPGLGLREREVSAITALATQSAWPQFKVHVRAGLRAGLTRNEILEIVIQTAVYCGFPTALNALFATGEVFADMEDGE, from the coding sequence ATGAACCGTAATCCCGACACAACACCCGTACCTCGCGCCAACGGCCACAAAGGGCCTGAAAACCCGTCCGAACGGTACACCCGCGGGCTCGAAAACCTGGGCCGCGTCGACGGCCACGGCGGCGGGGACGTGCTTGCCGCGGTGGAGGCCATCAGCCCGGACCTGGCCCAGTATCTCGTGGAGTTTCCGTTCGGCGACGTGTACGCCCGCCCCGGTCTGGGCCTGCGCGAACGAGAGGTTTCCGCCATCACCGCGCTGGCCACCCAGTCCGCCTGGCCGCAGTTCAAGGTCCATGTCCGCGCCGGCCTGCGCGCCGGGCTCACGCGCAACGAGATCCTTGAGATCGTCATCCAGACCGCCGTCTACTGCGGCTTCCCCACGGCCCTCAACGCCCTGTTCGCAACCGGCGAGGTCTTCGCCGATATGGAAGACGGAGAGTAA
- a CDS encoding cupin domain-containing protein yields MNDLLPKMITGLPEIDMPVDSITGHLIQGETTQSIFFLVKAGTHLPEHSHEAQWGIVIEGTFEITLGDEKTVYTKGQTYFVPAGTLHAGYYVTDVISFDVFDTPDKFEMKSTKKTA; encoded by the coding sequence ATGAACGATCTGTTGCCGAAGATGATCACAGGGTTGCCGGAGATCGACATGCCGGTCGATTCCATCACAGGGCATTTGATCCAGGGAGAAACGACCCAGTCCATATTCTTCCTGGTCAAGGCTGGTACGCACCTGCCGGAGCACTCCCATGAAGCGCAGTGGGGTATTGTTATTGAAGGAACATTTGAGATCACCCTCGGTGACGAAAAAACAGTCTACACCAAGGGGCAGACCTATTTCGTGCCGGCGGGAACTCTCCACGCAGGCTACTACGTGACCGACGTCATTTCCTTCGATGTCTTCGACACCCCGGATAAGTTCGAAATGAAGTCTACGAAGAAGACCGCGTAA
- the surE gene encoding 5'/3'-nucleotidase SurE, producing MRILLTNDDGIQAHGLRVLFKVFKEAGHEVHCVAPVTEQSAVGHAVTIAMPLRVKEFKENGFRGHGVYGTPVDCVKLALSALLPDKPDLVVSGINAGANVGVDLLYSGTVSAATEGAFMGFPALAVSYDDFNHAGLTDEHGRYVVDMAERLPLGDLPHKCVLNLNFPPRPMAECKELRICRHTSAMWEDWYDERKDPRGRPYYWLTGVIPPEKVSADTDRALLTAGHVTLTPLRFDFTDYELITSLGGSLG from the coding sequence ATGCGTATTCTGCTCACCAACGACGACGGCATTCAGGCGCACGGTCTGCGCGTTCTTTTCAAGGTCTTCAAGGAGGCCGGCCATGAGGTCCACTGCGTGGCCCCGGTGACGGAGCAATCCGCCGTGGGACACGCCGTGACCATCGCCATGCCCCTGCGCGTCAAGGAGTTCAAGGAAAACGGCTTCCGCGGCCACGGTGTGTATGGCACGCCCGTGGACTGCGTGAAGCTCGCGCTCTCGGCCCTGTTGCCCGACAAGCCGGACCTCGTTGTCTCCGGCATCAACGCCGGGGCCAACGTGGGCGTGGACCTCTTGTACTCGGGCACGGTCTCCGCCGCCACCGAAGGCGCCTTCATGGGCTTCCCGGCCCTGGCCGTCTCCTACGACGATTTCAACCACGCCGGCCTCACCGACGAACACGGCCGCTACGTGGTCGACATGGCCGAGCGCCTGCCCCTGGGCGATCTGCCCCACAAGTGCGTGCTCAATCTGAACTTCCCGCCCAGGCCCATGGCCGAGTGCAAGGAGCTCAGGATTTGCCGCCACACCAGCGCCATGTGGGAAGACTGGTACGACGAGCGCAAGGACCCCCGCGGCCGGCCGTACTACTGGCTCACCGGCGTCATTCCGCCGGAAAAGGTCTCGGCCGATACCGACCGCGCTCTGCTCACGGCCGGACACGTCACTCTCACGCCCCTGCGCTTCGACTTCACCGATTATGAGCTCATTACAAGCCTGGGCGGATCGCTGGGGTAG
- a CDS encoding 3'-5' exoribonuclease YhaM family protein, which translates to MEASRKVEPIPQHIKRQFVRDLQSGDAVSDIFAIASARSGTAKNGPFWTLQLMDATGTVETKIWSPLSQQFPAIECGRLVFVEARASMYRDSIQLTLDRLAYVHPVVDDEDEPVDVENGDLALRVDLSEYMPSAPQKPEDMMHRLEELCRQNLHYPPWRRLMKRILGDPEIRTRFMYSPGAKAMHHAYLGGLMEHTLSVCGLCVKFAEQYPHLDREILFAAATLHDLGKAWELSGGFANDYTDAGRLMGHIQIGLERIAPFLEDSGLPDHLVLHLKHIILSHHGEYEYGSPKRPKTAEAFALHYADNLDAKMNQVANALAPVEDEAMAAQENGGDPIEATGWSAFQRGLDRFLFKPRSTPGASISGNREKANKENQCSLPLKG; encoded by the coding sequence ATGGAAGCTTCTCGGAAGGTGGAGCCAATTCCCCAGCATATCAAACGGCAGTTCGTCCGCGACTTGCAGTCCGGCGACGCCGTTTCGGATATTTTCGCCATCGCCTCGGCCCGTAGCGGCACGGCGAAGAACGGACCGTTCTGGACTCTACAGCTCATGGACGCCACAGGCACGGTGGAGACCAAGATCTGGAGCCCGCTCAGCCAGCAGTTCCCGGCCATCGAGTGCGGCCGCCTCGTCTTTGTGGAGGCACGGGCCAGCATGTACCGGGACTCGATACAGCTCACCCTGGACCGCCTCGCTTATGTCCACCCGGTGGTGGACGACGAGGACGAGCCCGTGGACGTGGAAAACGGGGACCTCGCCCTGCGCGTGGATCTCTCGGAGTACATGCCCTCGGCGCCGCAGAAGCCCGAGGACATGATGCACAGGCTGGAAGAGCTCTGCCGCCAGAACCTGCACTACCCGCCGTGGCGGCGGCTGATGAAGCGGATTCTGGGCGACCCGGAGATCCGCACCCGCTTCATGTACTCGCCCGGCGCCAAGGCCATGCACCACGCCTACCTGGGCGGCCTGATGGAGCACACGCTCTCGGTCTGCGGGCTGTGCGTGAAGTTCGCGGAGCAATACCCGCACCTGGACCGCGAGATACTCTTTGCCGCGGCCACCCTGCACGACCTGGGCAAGGCCTGGGAGCTGTCCGGCGGATTCGCCAACGACTACACCGACGCCGGCCGGCTCATGGGCCATATCCAGATCGGCCTGGAGAGAATCGCGCCGTTCCTGGAGGACTCCGGCCTGCCGGACCATCTCGTTCTTCACCTCAAGCACATCATACTGTCGCACCACGGCGAGTATGAGTACGGTTCGCCCAAGCGGCCCAAGACCGCCGAGGCCTTTGCCCTGCACTACGCCGACAACCTGGACGCCAAGATGAACCAGGTGGCGAACGCCCTCGCCCCTGTGGAGGACGAAGCCATGGCCGCCCAGGAAAACGGCGGCGACCCCATCGAGGCAACCGGCTGGTCCGCGTTCCAGCGCGGGCTGGACCGTTTCCTCTTCAAGCCCCGGTCCACGCCGGGCGCCTCCATCTCCGGGAACCGGGAGAAGGCGAACAAGGAAAATCAATGTTCATTACCTTTGAAGGGATAG
- the tmk gene encoding dTMP kinase, which yields MFITFEGIEGSGKSSVIVHLAEVLMEKGYGVTTTREPGGSRLGRTLRKILLDISSTDLTSEAELFLYLADRAQHIHHVIRPALQDDLVVLCDRFADSTVVYQGYGRGLDPKKLHEFNDVAVQGLWPDLTLLFDLEPEVGLKRAFTRNVAEKKTATEGRFEAESLEFHKRVREGYLTWAAINKDRYRTVNAMLPLPEVCKEAERIVLEELEKRKK from the coding sequence ATGTTCATTACCTTTGAAGGGATAGAAGGCTCGGGCAAGTCGTCGGTCATCGTGCATCTGGCCGAGGTGCTGATGGAAAAAGGGTATGGCGTGACCACCACGCGCGAACCGGGCGGCTCCCGCCTGGGCCGGACCCTGCGCAAGATTCTGCTGGATATCTCCTCCACGGACCTGACCAGCGAGGCCGAGCTGTTCCTCTACCTGGCCGACCGCGCCCAGCACATCCACCACGTGATCCGCCCGGCCCTGCAGGACGACCTCGTAGTGCTCTGCGACCGCTTTGCCGACTCCACCGTGGTCTATCAGGGTTACGGACGGGGGCTGGACCCCAAGAAGCTGCACGAGTTCAACGACGTGGCCGTGCAGGGGCTCTGGCCGGACCTGACCCTGCTCTTCGACCTGGAACCCGAGGTGGGGCTGAAGCGCGCCTTCACCCGCAACGTGGCCGAGAAAAAGACCGCGACCGAGGGCCGGTTCGAGGCCGAGTCCCTGGAGTTCCACAAGCGCGTGCGCGAGGGCTATCTGACCTGGGCGGCCATCAACAAGGACCGCTACCGCACCGTCAATGCCATGCTCCCCCTGCCCGAGGTGTGCAAGGAGGCCGAGCGCATCGTGCTGGAAGAGTTGGAAAAGCGGAAGAAGTAA
- a CDS encoding phosphoenolpyruvate carboxykinase (ATP) produces MASKSTYEFYKDDLKSIPPTRAMAETLACDPRVRTVSAADAYELARRQKDVIETDMPIYPPAAKRLGLPGGATVLNNVHGRIVGRTAQARRFFNRMPGSEKRKVLGDVREALVGLRERPCIKAHAIVGLDSEMMIKATIVASEDDAINVFNWLVNFTPYEELAQEYEASAVLPVPDIIVVGDNRWTIRDPYYHDEGGAQLALVDEEANVMFNFGMRYFGERKKGTLTLAWTSGMRLGWAACHGGIKEFDFSGCANQHKSIGKRSIAFFGLSGTGKSSHTNAADNDGTLPEGVNKVVLHDDAFQIDREARVCRVWEPTLFDKTDSRPLGHPDWEYCISVMNHGVINVEGKVLPLGQDLRNPNGRALFDRDLLGKYVNRCRFPDLVCWLTKDTTLPPILRFDNHELAVAMGASLMTRRNHAENVSEEELKKLVFIPFANPFRVYPLWKDVAAFLDVMEHGAQCFCFNSVGFWKHSDSDLAPIPLKTSLTLQSAILLNQLEWRDWDLLSGAQIPTAESVDALLPGFAEMYNPDSVEARESYISTLTDRFAQRRRYLELSDLNESPELLVRLVKALKITA; encoded by the coding sequence ATGGCAAGCAAATCGACGTACGAGTTTTATAAGGACGATCTGAAGAGCATCCCCCCGACTCGCGCCATGGCGGAAACGCTGGCCTGCGATCCACGCGTGCGCACCGTGTCCGCCGCCGACGCCTACGAGCTGGCCAGACGCCAGAAGGACGTCATCGAGACGGACATGCCCATCTACCCGCCGGCGGCAAAGCGGCTCGGCCTGCCCGGCGGCGCCACCGTGCTGAACAACGTGCACGGCCGCATCGTGGGCCGCACGGCCCAGGCCCGGCGGTTCTTCAACCGCATGCCCGGCTCAGAGAAGCGCAAGGTGCTGGGCGACGTGCGCGAGGCTCTGGTGGGTCTGCGCGAACGCCCCTGCATCAAGGCCCACGCCATTGTCGGACTCGATTCCGAGATGATGATCAAGGCCACCATCGTGGCCTCCGAGGACGACGCCATCAACGTCTTCAACTGGCTGGTCAACTTCACCCCGTACGAGGAGCTGGCACAGGAGTACGAGGCGAGCGCGGTCCTGCCGGTGCCGGACATCATCGTGGTGGGCGACAACCGCTGGACCATCCGCGATCCCTACTACCACGATGAAGGCGGCGCCCAGCTTGCGCTGGTGGATGAAGAAGCCAACGTCATGTTCAACTTCGGCATGCGATACTTTGGCGAGCGCAAGAAGGGCACGCTCACCCTGGCCTGGACCTCGGGCATGCGCCTGGGCTGGGCCGCCTGCCACGGCGGCATCAAGGAGTTCGACTTCTCCGGCTGCGCCAACCAGCACAAGTCCATCGGCAAGCGTTCCATCGCCTTCTTCGGCCTGTCCGGCACAGGCAAGAGCTCCCACACCAACGCCGCGGACAACGACGGCACCCTGCCCGAGGGCGTGAACAAGGTGGTGCTGCACGACGACGCCTTCCAGATCGACCGCGAGGCCAGGGTCTGCCGCGTCTGGGAGCCCACGCTGTTCGACAAGACCGACTCCCGGCCCCTGGGCCACCCGGACTGGGAGTACTGCATCTCGGTGATGAACCACGGCGTCATCAACGTGGAGGGCAAGGTGCTGCCCCTGGGGCAGGACCTGCGCAACCCTAACGGCCGCGCCCTGTTCGACCGCGACCTGCTGGGCAAGTACGTGAACCGCTGCCGCTTCCCGGACCTGGTCTGCTGGCTGACCAAGGACACCACCCTGCCGCCCATCCTGCGCTTCGACAACCACGAGCTGGCCGTGGCCATGGGCGCCAGCCTGATGACCCGCCGCAACCACGCCGAGAACGTCTCCGAGGAGGAGCTCAAGAAGCTCGTCTTCATCCCCTTTGCCAACCCCTTCCGCGTCTACCCCCTGTGGAAGGACGTGGCCGCGTTCCTGGATGTGATGGAGCACGGCGCGCAATGCTTCTGCTTCAACTCCGTGGGCTTCTGGAAGCACTCGGACTCCGACCTGGCCCCCATCCCGCTGAAAACGTCGCTCACCCTGCAGTCCGCAATCCTTTTGAACCAGCTTGAGTGGCGCGACTGGGACCTGCTGTCCGGTGCGCAGATTCCCACGGCCGAGTCGGTGGACGCCCTGCTGCCCGGCTTTGCCGAGATGTACAATCCGGACTCCGTGGAGGCGCGCGAGTCGTACATCAGCACGCTGACGGACCGCTTTGCCCAACGCCGGCGGTACCTGGAGCTGTCGGACCTCAACGAGTCCCCGGAGCTGCTCGTGCGGCTGGTGAAGGCACTGAAGATTACGGCCTAG
- a CDS encoding class II fructose-bisphosphate aldolase, which translates to MTDPRTLLAAILQDAYTAGYAAPAFAIRNTEDGLAAIQAAVADGAPLALVLNIADFPAERWSDVCAQLNESAHAAYGQDFALVLVLEGLADPAQAKQAAEAGFAMCFATASGDTSAAIVEAGMMALRELPLGAADRSLPAPNEVLAVDTGSMPELHDLVRVTSVLPGVFLTLRPGQSLLEQAEEPADATFFPGREHPLRAAVRTGVCLVLFDTDGGPTPAQVEEAVRLTASQGAARFMEHSS; encoded by the coding sequence ATGACAGATCCACGCACCCTACTCGCCGCGATTCTTCAGGACGCCTACACCGCGGGCTACGCCGCCCCGGCTTTCGCAATCCGCAACACAGAGGACGGCCTCGCGGCCATCCAGGCAGCCGTGGCCGATGGCGCGCCCCTGGCCCTGGTGCTCAACATCGCCGACTTCCCGGCCGAACGCTGGAGCGACGTCTGCGCACAGCTCAATGAGTCCGCCCACGCCGCCTACGGCCAGGACTTCGCTCTGGTCCTGGTGCTGGAGGGTCTGGCCGACCCGGCACAGGCAAAACAGGCTGCCGAGGCCGGCTTCGCCATGTGCTTTGCCACCGCATCCGGCGATACGTCCGCCGCGATCGTCGAGGCCGGCATGATGGCCCTGCGTGAGCTTCCGCTGGGGGCCGCGGACAGGAGCCTGCCCGCGCCCAACGAGGTGCTGGCCGTCGATACCGGCTCCATGCCCGAGCTGCACGACCTGGTGCGCGTCACCTCGGTGCTGCCCGGCGTCTTCCTCACCCTGCGGCCCGGACAGAGTCTGCTGGAGCAGGCCGAGGAGCCCGCGGACGCTACCTTTTTCCCCGGCAGGGAGCATCCCCTGCGCGCCGCCGTGCGCACCGGGGTATGTCTCGTACTATTCGATACGGACGGCGGCCCGACCCCTGCGCAGGTGGAGGAGGCCGTGCGCCTCACTGCCTCCCAGGGCGCCGCCCGCTTCATGGAACATTCCTCTTAA
- the gap gene encoding type I glyceraldehyde-3-phosphate dehydrogenase, translating to MSVKLGMNGFGRIGRYLTRLLADEPEIELAVINARADNASLAHLLAYDSCHGRFPGVSHNENGLIVNGKEIAVSRQPLGQHDWTPWDVDVVVETTGRIKDRAGLAKHLGAGAKKSVISAPCKDADITVVMGVNHQDYDPAKHDVISNASCTTNCLAPAAKVLNDEFGIVHGQMTTVHSYTMSQRILDGSHSDLRRGRAAAVSMIPTTTGAAKALSLVIPELEGKLNGMAIRVPTPNVSLVDLTCELAKDCTAEEVNAALKAASEGPMQGNMGYSEEPLVSVDYMGSIYGGVVDALTTNVIDKRLCKLIIWYDNEAGFTNQLLRLIKMVGKDL from the coding sequence ATGAGCGTAAAACTCGGAATGAACGGCTTCGGACGCATCGGCCGCTACCTTACCCGTCTGCTTGCGGATGAGCCGGAAATCGAGCTGGCCGTCATCAACGCCCGCGCCGACAACGCGAGCCTGGCCCATCTTCTGGCGTACGACTCCTGCCATGGCCGCTTCCCCGGCGTTTCGCACAACGAAAACGGCCTGATCGTGAACGGCAAGGAAATCGCCGTGAGCCGCCAGCCCCTGGGCCAGCACGACTGGACCCCGTGGGACGTGGACGTCGTCGTGGAGACCACCGGCAGGATCAAGGACCGCGCCGGCCTGGCCAAGCACCTGGGCGCCGGAGCCAAGAAGTCCGTTATCAGCGCGCCGTGCAAGGATGCGGACATCACCGTGGTCATGGGCGTGAACCATCAGGACTACGACCCGGCCAAACACGATGTCATCTCCAACGCCTCCTGCACCACCAACTGCCTGGCTCCCGCGGCCAAGGTGCTCAACGACGAGTTCGGCATCGTCCACGGCCAGATGACCACGGTGCACTCCTACACCATGAGCCAGCGCATCCTGGACGGCTCGCACTCGGATCTGCGCCGCGGCCGCGCCGCCGCCGTGTCCATGATCCCGACCACTACGGGCGCGGCCAAGGCCCTGTCCCTGGTCATCCCGGAGCTGGAAGGCAAGCTCAACGGCATGGCCATCCGCGTGCCCACGCCTAACGTCTCCCTGGTGGACCTCACCTGCGAGCTGGCCAAGGACTGCACGGCCGAAGAGGTCAACGCCGCGCTCAAGGCGGCCAGCGAAGGCCCCATGCAGGGCAACATGGGCTACTCCGAGGAACCGCTGGTCAGCGTGGACTACATGGGCTCGATCTACGGCGGCGTGGTGGACGCGCTCACCACCAACGTCATCGACAAGCGGCTCTGCAAACTGATCATCTGGTACGACAACGAGGCCGGCTTCACCAACCAGCTGCTGCGCCTGATCAAGATGGTGGGCAAGGACCTGTAG